A genome region from bacterium includes the following:
- a CDS encoding helicase SNF2 produces the protein PAEIGTPMKARLQRIGQLRPEVLIYNMRYVGSVEDRVHQLLSERLVNIRNMFGQIPDTLEDVWVAAALRDEEEAKRVIDAVPKRHPFEMRYDRIESVDWESCSRVLDSASQLEALREGW, from the coding sequence CCCGCCGAGATCGGCACACCCATGAAGGCCAGGCTCCAGCGGATCGGCCAGTTGCGGCCGGAGGTGCTGATCTACAACATGCGCTATGTGGGTTCCGTGGAAGACCGCGTCCATCAGCTCCTGTCGGAGCGACTGGTGAACATTCGGAACATGTTCGGCCAGATCCCCGACACCCTGGAAGACGTCTGGGTCGCCGCTGCCCTGAGGGACGAAGAGGAGGCCAAGCGGGTCATCGACGCCGTGCCGAAGCGCCATCCTTTCGAGATGCGCTACGACCGGATTGAAAGTGTGGATTGGGAGTCGTGCAGCCGCGTCCTGGATTCAGCAAGCCAACTGGAGGCGCTGCGGGAGGGGTGGTGA
- a CDS encoding ATP-binding protein: protein MNTELIPFQIETQRVIQLLAKQIYQSPLALLRENAQNAFDAVRQRLALDASFQPRIDIQLSPDLILISDNGIGMTPDDLRNHYWNAGSSSKNNETARAAGVVGTFGIGAMANFGIADVLNVETESAITGERTICRANKAKLSLKEDCIERQIVSKKGQPGTTITANVNADSRINVQQARNYIAEFVSLVDMPVYVNGELISQKPIEDAVPPVPETWRYEQSAQKIGDRLSADILFILSNNADVWMKLTNIVWSGRSICGRILLRSGQSALRTFRSGFGLATATVSSVYQFGGIADLLILEPTAGREAITVDGLQFLQSMMVEIDAFTSNVLADRDECDASTPFMNWVIAHDHYELCGRMKMIVTPGDRISLNEVTARSKAIPMMLYEGADQGIIKMHASDDTPLLVLARNNPRKRCEQNYLKTHAKIDVISDTPTIKDRRTRSQFSIAESGLAWRIENILETDYFLKCDVDFGIISHGLPAVVTKEPTGISVTLSPEGQTVRLILGLYETEYDAFGSMTKDFVRTVIFPRVADYVPSSTRQGAEAFLKAIRRPREYFEYADDDLGNLTRIWADYNEGLITVAQAVERSRTAVQASVQIVDTAARARDVVPDIIENEQALQNAADGTELNLDPSPAITRLETVTSAKLLVIDVSDPALRGYRCFLAITDKTRENMGEFFLQPHRTSIVWGGQKILFIFLHHSGRFGLYYDLQTLEPVDAPAGGAPYPTATIVLKDRLFIPIPDEIRASFVPKTGERKRFEVRADILRTERIDD, encoded by the coding sequence ATGAATACGGAGCTAATCCCTTTTCAGATTGAGACGCAGCGCGTTATTCAGCTGCTGGCAAAACAAATTTATCAATCTCCACTCGCACTGTTGCGAGAGAATGCACAGAACGCATTCGATGCCGTCCGGCAGAGATTGGCTCTGGATGCTTCTTTTCAGCCACGCATAGACATTCAATTGTCACCAGACCTTATCTTAATCTCCGACAATGGGATCGGAATGACACCGGATGACTTGCGTAATCACTACTGGAATGCTGGCAGCAGCAGTAAGAACAATGAAACCGCTCGGGCAGCGGGCGTGGTGGGTACCTTTGGCATCGGCGCTATGGCTAATTTCGGGATCGCTGACGTGTTGAATGTGGAGACCGAGAGTGCGATTACCGGCGAACGAACCATATGCCGAGCTAACAAGGCAAAGCTGTCACTAAAGGAGGATTGCATTGAGCGCCAGATCGTTTCGAAAAAGGGGCAACCAGGCACCACAATCACCGCTAATGTCAACGCTGATTCACGCATAAACGTGCAGCAGGCACGAAACTATATCGCCGAGTTCGTGTCGTTGGTTGACATGCCGGTGTACGTGAACGGCGAGCTCATCAGTCAAAAGCCAATTGAGGATGCAGTACCACCGGTACCAGAGACTTGGCGGTACGAACAGTCGGCGCAAAAGATTGGGGATCGACTAAGCGCCGATATCCTCTTTATCCTTTCCAATAATGCGGACGTCTGGATGAAGCTCACCAACATTGTCTGGTCTGGGCGGTCCATCTGCGGTCGCATCTTGTTACGCAGCGGCCAGTCCGCCCTTCGAACTTTTCGAAGTGGCTTTGGTCTTGCCACAGCGACTGTAAGTTCAGTCTATCAGTTTGGCGGAATTGCTGACTTGCTCATTCTCGAACCGACCGCGGGCCGTGAGGCAATTACCGTGGATGGTCTACAATTCTTGCAGTCGATGATGGTCGAGATTGATGCCTTCACCTCCAATGTCTTGGCAGACCGAGATGAATGCGATGCGAGCACGCCTTTTATGAACTGGGTGATTGCCCACGACCACTATGAACTGTGCGGCCGTATGAAGATGATTGTGACCCCAGGAGATCGAATATCTCTCAATGAAGTGACCGCCCGCTCCAAGGCCATTCCGATGATGCTTTATGAGGGAGCAGATCAGGGCATCATTAAGATGCACGCAAGCGATGACACCCCGTTACTCGTGTTGGCGCGCAATAATCCTCGTAAACGCTGCGAGCAGAATTATCTAAAGACGCACGCGAAAATCGATGTCATCTCTGACACCCCCACCATTAAAGACCGTCGCACGCGTAGCCAGTTCAGCATTGCGGAAAGCGGGCTTGCGTGGCGTATCGAGAACATCCTAGAAACAGACTATTTTCTCAAGTGTGATGTGGACTTCGGGATTATTAGTCACGGATTACCAGCGGTTGTCACGAAAGAGCCAACCGGGATCAGCGTGACCTTGAGCCCGGAAGGACAGACCGTAAGGCTTATTCTGGGACTCTATGAGACGGAGTATGATGCCTTCGGTAGTATGACAAAGGATTTCGTAAGAACCGTTATCTTCCCGCGCGTCGCAGACTATGTTCCTAGCAGCACCCGACAGGGGGCGGAGGCCTTTCTGAAGGCTATTCGGCGTCCTCGGGAGTATTTTGAATATGCTGATGACGATCTCGGTAATCTCACTAGAATCTGGGCGGACTACAACGAGGGCCTCATCACCGTGGCGCAAGCCGTGGAGCGTTCAAGGACTGCCGTGCAGGCAAGCGTTCAGATAGTAGACACTGCTGCCAGAGCCCGCGACGTCGTACCAGACATCATTGAAAACGAACAGGCTCTTCAGAACGCCGCTGATGGTACAGAACTCAATTTAGATCCTTCTCCAGCTATCACTCGTTTGGAGACGGTAACCTCAGCTAAATTACTAGTAATAGATGTCAGTGACCCAGCTTTACGCGGCTATCGCTGCTTTCTTGCTATAACCGACAAAACGCGCGAAAATATGGGCGAATTCTTCCTTCAACCGCATCGTACTTCAATCGTCTGGGGCGGCCAAAAAATCCTCTTCATTTTTCTGCACCACTCCGGTCGGTTTGGACTCTATTACGATCTCCAGACTCTCGAGCCAGTGGATGCGCCAGCGGGAGGTGCCCCCTATCCGACGGCAACGATCGTTCTCAAGGACCGTCTTTTCATCCCGATCCCGGATGAAATCCGCGCGAGTTTTGTACCCAAGACAGGAGAGCGAAAGCGATTTGAAGTAAGGGCCGATATTCTTCGAACGGAACGTATCGACGACTAA